From the Streptomyces nodosus genome, the window CACGCTCATGGTCGACATGGCGCACTTCGCGGGCCTGGTCGCGGGCAAGGTGCTGACCGGCGACCTCGACCCGGTGCCGCACGCCCAGATCGTGACGACCACCACCCACAAGTCGCTGCGCGGCCCCCGCGGCGGCATGGTGCTGTGCGACGACTCCCTCAAGGACCAGGTCGACCGCGGCTGCCCCATGGTGCTCGGCGGCCCGCTCCCGCACATGATGGCGGCGAAGGCGGTGGCCCTGGCGGAGGCCCGGCAGGACTCCTTCCGTGACTACGCCCGGCGGATCGTCGACAACTCCCGCGCCCTGGCGGAGGGCCTGCTGCGCCGTGGCGCCACGCTGGTCACCGGCGGCACCGACAACCATCTCAACCTGATCGACGTGGCCGGCTCCTACGGACTGACCGGCCGTCAGGCGGAGGCAGCCCTGCTGGAGTCGGGCATCGTCACCAACCGCAACGCCATCCCGGCCGACCCCAACGGCGCCTGGTACACCTCCGGCATCCGCATCGGCACGCCCGCGCTCACCACCCGCGGACTGGGCACCGCGGAGATGGACGAGATCGCGGCCCTCATCGACCGCGTCCTCACCACCACCGTGCCCGGCACGACCGGCAAGGGCACCCCGTCCAAGGCGCAGCACGTCCTGGACCCGAAGATCGCGGACGAGAGCGCCCGGCGCGCCGGTGACCTGCTGGCGCCCTTCCCGCTGTACCCGCAGATCGACCTGGGCTGATCACCGGACGGGCCCGTCGGTCATCCGAGCTCACCCAGATCGATGAGTTCCTGCCTCGGCGGCCCGGGATCGCGCCGGGCCGCCGACCGCCGCGCCGCCCACATGCCCCCGGCCCCCAGCAGCAGTCCCGCTCCGAGGCCGGCGGCCCCCCAGCGCAGGGTCTCCCCGGCACCGGTCTCCCGGCCGGTGCCGGACGACCCGAACAGGCCCTTGCTCTCCAGCCGGTCGAAGACCTCCCGCGAGACCCGGTGCCAGCGGCGGTCGTCGTCGGCTGCGTCCGGTGCCGGATCCGACCTGACCCACACCGAGCCGTCCTCGGCCATGAGCACCTGGTCCTGCCGCTCGACGGCCACATCGCCCCCGGGAGCCCGCTGGGTGTAGGGCCAGCCGCCGATCCCGGTCAGCCCCCACATCACGGTGGCCCGCACCTCCGGATACCGCCCCTCGTGCCAGCTGTCCGGCACCGGCTCGCTCCGCGCCTCCTCCGGCTTCAACAGCTGCCACAGCAGCGCGAAGTCCCCGTTCCCGGTGCGCAGCATCGTCGTACGGCCGCTGCCGTTGGCCACGACGAACGCCACATCGGGTATGTCCTTGCTCGTGGCGCTCGCCGGGGCGGCGCCCCCGCCGAGCGCCACGACCGTCACCGTCAGCGCCGCAGCGACCCTGCCTAACCCGCACACGCGATGGTCCTCCTCTGTGTTCTCGCTTGTCATGTCTCTTGCTGCATCGTCGCCGATGGCTCCGGCCCCCTCGGTCGCGCACCCGTTCCCGAGCGGTCCCCCGAACCTGAGAGAATGGTGAACATGGCTTCAGACCGCCCGTCCGACTCCCACGATCCCCAGGGGAACGGCTCCGCCACGCGGCGCCCTCCCCGTGTGCTCTCCGGAATCCAGCCCACGGCGGGCTCGTTCCACCTCGGCAACTATCTCGGCGCCGTCCGCCAGTGGGTGGACCTGCAGGAGAGCCATGACGCGTTCTACATGGTCGTGGACCTGCACGCGATCACGGTCCCGCAGGATCCGAAGGACCTGCGCGCCAACACCCGGCTGGCCGCCGCCCAGCTGCTCGCGGCCGGTCTGGACCCGGAGCGGTGCACCCTCTTCGTGCAGAGCCATGTCCCCGAACACGCCCAGCTCGCCTGGGTCATGAACTGCCTCACCGGCTTCGGCGAGGCGAGCCGCATGACCCAGTTCAAGGACAAGGCCGCCAAGCAGGGCGCCGACCGCGCGAGCGTCGGTCTGTTCACCTACCCGATCCTCCAGGTCGCCGACATCCTGCTCTACCAGGCGAACGAGGTCCCGGTCGGTGAGGACCAGCGCCAGCACATCGAGCTGACCCGTGACCTCGCGGAGCGCTTCAACGGCCGCTTCGGCGACACCTTCACGATCCCGCGTCCGTACATCCTCAAGGAGACGGCGAAGATCTACGACCTCCAGGACCCGTCGGTCAAGATGAGCAAGTCGGCGTCCACGCCGAAGGGTCTCATCAATCTGCTGGACGAGCCGAGGACCACCGCCAAGAAGGTCAAGAGCGCCGTCACGGACACGGACACCGTGATCCGCTACGACGAGGAGAACAAGCCGGGCGTCAGCAATCTGCTGACGATCTACTCGACCCTCACCGGAACCTCGGTCCCGGACCTGGAGGAGAAGTACACCGGCAAGGGCTACGGCGCGCTCAAGACGGACCTCGCCGAGGTCATGGTCGACTTCGTGACGCCGTTCCAGGAGCGCACCCGGCACTACCTGGACGACCCGGAGACCCTCGACTCGATCCTTGCCAAGGGCGCGGAGAAGGCGCGTGCCGTCGCCATGGAGACACTCGCCCAGGTGTACGACCGGGTGGGCTTCCTGCCCGCCAAGCACTGACCCCGCCGGGCCCCGACGCGCCGTGGAGTGCCGCACTCCACTCCGTCCGTGTCTGCCGGACGGCCGGGGCCCGGTCGTACAGTCGGAAGGCGAACACCGCAGCGGCCGCCCGGCCCGCCCGCCGGCCACGCACATCAACACGACGACAGGAGACGACGTGGGGACCGTAACGATCGGTGTGTCGATCGCGGTCCCGGAGCCTCACGGCAGCCTGCTCCAGGAGCTGCGCGCGGGCTTCGGCGACGCCGCGGCGCACGGTATCCCCACGCATGTCACCCTGCTGCCGCCGACCGAGGTCGAGGCCGGCGCGCTGCCCTCGGTCGAGGCACACCTCACCGAGGTGGCCGCGGCCGGGCGCCCCTTCCCGATGCGGCTGTCCGGCACGGGCACCTTCCGGCCCGTTTCCCCCGTGGTGTACGTCCGGGTCACCGAGGGCGCCGAGGCCTGCGCCCGGCTGCAGAGGCTGGTCCGTGACGCCTCCGGGCCGGTGGCGCGAGAGCTGCTCTTCCCGTACCACCCGCATGTCACCGTGGCGCACGCCATCGAGGAGGCGGCGATGGACCGGGCGTACGAGGAGCTGTCCGGCTACCGGGCCGAATGGCCCTGCACCGGCTTCGCGCTCTACGAGCAGGGCCCCGACGGAGTCTGGCGCAAGCTGCGGGAGTTCGTCTTCGGGGGCGCGGTGGTGCCGCCGCAGGCGGGCGCACCGCTGGAGAGCACCCCGCTTCCCCTGTCGTAGAAGGCTCCGCCGGGCCCCGCTACCCGATCGGCAGCCGACGGTACAGCGCACGCGGCAGATGCCGCAGGGCCGACATCAGCGGCCGGAGCGTCCCCGGCACCCAGACCGTCTCCGAGCGTCGCCGCAGCCCCAGTTCGATCGCCGTGGCCACGGCCTCCGGGGTGGTGGTCGGCAGACCCCTGTCCCGGGCCGGTGCCCCGGGCCGGCGGAGGGCCGCGGGGCGCACCACCATGACATGCACCCCGGTGCCGTGCAGCGCGTCCCCGAGCCCCTGGGCGAAGGTGTCGAGCCCCGCCTTGCTGGAGCCGTAGATGAAGTCCGCGCGGCGGGCGCGCTCACCGGAGGCCGACGACAGCATCACCAGTGAGCCGTGGCCCTGGTCCTGGAGCGCGCGGGCGCACACCAGGCCCGCCGACACCGCGCCCGTGTAGTTGGTCCGGGCGACATGCGCCGCGGCCACCGGGTCGCGTTCGTCGGTGGCCTGGTCGCCGAGCACCCCGAACGCGAGCAGCACCAGGTCGACGGCGCCCTCCGCGAACACCTTGCCGAGGGCGCTCTCATGGGCTTCGGGGTCGAGCGCGTCGAACGCGACGGTGCGGGCGTCGGCCCCCAGTGCGCGCAGCTGCCCGGCGGCTTCCTCCAGCTCGGGGGAGGGGCGCCCGGCCAGCCGTACGGTGCGGGCGCGGCGGGCGATCAGGCGGCGCGCGGTGGCCAGCGCGATCCCGGACGTGCCACCGAGGATCAGCAGGGACTGCGGGGGGCTGAAGGCGTCCTTGTGGGCAGGCATGACCGTGACCGTAGCGTCGCGAAACGGAATAACCTCTCCATGTCCCCGCTCTTCGGCCCCACTCCTCCTCGCTCCTCACCGTAATGGGCGAGTCGTGGAACGTGTCCGAGGGGTCGCGGGGCGCCGCCGACGGGTACCCGAGGGGGAGGGACATGGGCGGGACCGGTGCGGGCAGGTGCGCCGACGGGGTGTCCGACGACCGGCCGAGAGGCCCGAGGGGAGAGTCGGATCATGGATTGGCTGAAGAAACTCCCCGGCATCGGGCCGCTGGTCACCCGTCTCATGGCCACGCACGCCTGGCGTTCCTACGAGCGCCTGGACCGGGTGAAGTGGTCCAGGCTCGCCGCCGCGATGACCTTCGTCAGCTTTGTCGCGCTCTTCCCGCTGCTCACCGTCGCCGCCGCGATCGGTGCCGCGACGCTCAGCGAGAGCCGGCAGAACAGGCTGCAGAACAAGATCGCCGAGCAGGTCCCGGGCATCTCCGGCCAGCTCGACATCCATGGCCTGGTGCAGAACGCCGGCACCATCGGGGTCATCGCCGGCGCCGCCCTGTTCTTCGTCGGCATCGGCTGGGTCGGCCAGGTGCGGGACTGTCTGCGCGCGGTGTGGGAGCTGCCGGACAGCCATGACAACCCCGTCCTGCGCAAGGTCAAGGACGGTGTGGTGCTGGTGGGTCTGGGCGGCGCGATCCTGGTCACCATCGGCACGACCGCCCTCGCCTCCGCCCTGGTCGGCTGGACCGCGGGGGAGTTCGACCTCCACAGCGCAGGCTGGGGCAGCGTGCTGCTGCGGATCGCCGCCTTCGTGGTCGCGGTCCTCGCCGACTTCCTGGTCCTGCTGTACGTGCTCACGCTGCTGCCCGGTGTGGAGCCCCCTCGGCACCGGCTGCTGACCGCCGCCCTGATGGGCGCGGTCGGCTTCGAGATGCTCAAACTGCTGCTCAGCGGCTATATCCAGGGCGTCGCCTCGAAGACCATGTACGGCGCCTTCGGGGTGCCGGTCGCCCTGCTGCTGTGGATCAACTTCTCCTCGAAACTGGTGCTGTTCTGCGCCGCCTGGACGGCGACGCCGAGCAGCGGACCCGAGGGGATCACGGACGCGTCCGACGGCGTGCCAGGTCAGGCAGCGGCCAGCGACGGTTGACCAGGAACACCCCCGCCGCGACCAGCACCAGTACGGCTCCGCTGAGGGCCAGCGCCATCCCGACGCCGGTGGAGCCGCCGTTCTTCACCGGCGCGGCCGCCGCCTCGGCGGGAGCGGGGCTCTCGCCCGCGGTGCCCGTGCCTTCTGCCGGGGAGGGGGACGGCCCGGCGCTCGTCCGCGCGCCCTGCGGGGGGACCAGCTCGCCCACCGGCTCCACCTTGCCGGCCGCGCCGAAGCCCCAGTCGAACAGCTCGGCGGCCTCCCGGTAGACCTGGTTGTGGTCCTTCTTCTCCGGGTTCATGACCGTGACCAGCAGCTTCCTGCCGTCCCGTTCCGCGACACCGGTGAAGGTCGCGCCCGCGTTGGTGGTGTTGCCGTTCTTGACACCCGCGATCCCCCGGTACGGGGAGAGGTCGCTGTCGCCGGACAGCAGCCGGTTGGTGTTGCGGATCTCGAAGGATCCGCGGGTCTTCTTGCCCTTCTTCACCTCGGTCCGGCCCGGGATCGTGGCCTGCACCGTCGAGCAGTACTCCCGGAAGTCCTTCTTCTGCATCCCGGAGCGGGCGATCAGCGTCAGGTCGTACGCGGAGGAGACCTGGGTGGGTGCGTCATAGCCGTCGGGGCTGACCACCCGGGTGTCGAGGGCCTGGAGCCGCCCGGCGTGCTCCTGCATGTCCTCGACGGTCTGCTCGACGCCGCCGTTCATCGAGGAGAGCACATGGACGGCGTCGTTGCCGGAGCGCAGAAAGACGCCCAGCCACAGGTCGTGGGCCGTGTAGGTCTCGCCCTTCGATATCGGCACCACACTGGACCCGTCGCCCACGTCGGCCAGATCGGCTGCGGTCACCTTGTGCGTCTCGTCCCTCGGGAACTTGGGCAGCAGGGTGTCGGCGAACAGCATCTTCAGGGTGCTCGCCGGGGGCAGCCGCCAGTGCGCGTTGTGGGCGGCCAGAACATCGCCGGACTCGGCGTCGGCGATGATCCAGGAGCGCGCGGTGATGTCCTTCGGCAGCACCGGGACGCCGTCGCCGAGCTTCACCTGGGTGCCGGGTCTGCCGAGCAGTTCGCCGCCGACGGCCGACATGCCGGCCGGGGGCGTGGCCGAATGCGGCACATCCAGGCTCCGGGCGTCCGCGAACGCGGTCGCGGAGGCGACGAGGGAGAGGGACAGCACGGTGGCGGAGGCGACCGCGAGGCGGCGCCCGCCGGTCTTCTTCGAGGGGGACACGGTCGCGAAAGTACAGGGCGCGACACGGGAAGTCCCGCCCGGTCCCCGCCTGTTCGTGGCCGGGGGCCCGGAGTGAGGCTCCTCACCCCGGGGCGGGCGGACGGACAAGAGCGGCGATACTGGATCCATGAAGCTCAGCCGCCCCCTCTCCTGGTTCCTGCTCGCCTTCGGGGTGTGGAGCTGGGTCATCTGGATCACTTTCGTCAAGAACCTGTGGAAGGACGGCAGCGGACTCGCGTTCGACGACGAGGGGAACCCGACGGCATACTTCTGGGTGCATCTGGC encodes:
- a CDS encoding glycine hydroxymethyltransferase, which encodes MPEQPLSTESTAFRAALDVIRAVEPGVADAIGQELTDQREMLKLIASENYASPATLLAMGNWFSDKYAEGTIGRRFYAGCRNVDTVESLAAEHAKELFGARHAYVQPHSGIDANLVAFWAVLAQRVEAPALEKAGVRQVNELSEADWAELRRAFGNQRMLGMSLDAGGHLTHGFRPNISGKMFDQRSYGTDPATGLIDYEALRASAREFKPLIIVAGYSAYPRLVNFRIMREIADEVGATLMVDMAHFAGLVAGKVLTGDLDPVPHAQIVTTTTHKSLRGPRGGMVLCDDSLKDQVDRGCPMVLGGPLPHMMAAKAVALAEARQDSFRDYARRIVDNSRALAEGLLRRGATLVTGGTDNHLNLIDVAGSYGLTGRQAEAALLESGIVTNRNAIPADPNGAWYTSGIRIGTPALTTRGLGTAEMDEIAALIDRVLTTTVPGTTGKGTPSKAQHVLDPKIADESARRAGDLLAPFPLYPQIDLG
- the trpS gene encoding tryptophan--tRNA ligase; this translates as MASDRPSDSHDPQGNGSATRRPPRVLSGIQPTAGSFHLGNYLGAVRQWVDLQESHDAFYMVVDLHAITVPQDPKDLRANTRLAAAQLLAAGLDPERCTLFVQSHVPEHAQLAWVMNCLTGFGEASRMTQFKDKAAKQGADRASVGLFTYPILQVADILLYQANEVPVGEDQRQHIELTRDLAERFNGRFGDTFTIPRPYILKETAKIYDLQDPSVKMSKSASTPKGLINLLDEPRTTAKKVKSAVTDTDTVIRYDEENKPGVSNLLTIYSTLTGTSVPDLEEKYTGKGYGALKTDLAEVMVDFVTPFQERTRHYLDDPETLDSILAKGAEKARAVAMETLAQVYDRVGFLPAKH
- a CDS encoding 2'-5' RNA ligase family protein; the encoded protein is MGTVTIGVSIAVPEPHGSLLQELRAGFGDAAAHGIPTHVTLLPPTEVEAGALPSVEAHLTEVAAAGRPFPMRLSGTGTFRPVSPVVYVRVTEGAEACARLQRLVRDASGPVARELLFPYHPHVTVAHAIEEAAMDRAYEELSGYRAEWPCTGFALYEQGPDGVWRKLREFVFGGAVVPPQAGAPLESTPLPLS
- a CDS encoding SDR family NAD(P)-dependent oxidoreductase, which produces MPAHKDAFSPPQSLLILGGTSGIALATARRLIARRARTVRLAGRPSPELEEAAGQLRALGADARTVAFDALDPEAHESALGKVFAEGAVDLVLLAFGVLGDQATDERDPVAAAHVARTNYTGAVSAGLVCARALQDQGHGSLVMLSSASGERARRADFIYGSSKAGLDTFAQGLGDALHGTGVHVMVVRPAALRRPGAPARDRGLPTTTPEAVATAIELGLRRRSETVWVPGTLRPLMSALRHLPRALYRRLPIG
- a CDS encoding YihY/virulence factor BrkB family protein, encoding MDWLKKLPGIGPLVTRLMATHAWRSYERLDRVKWSRLAAAMTFVSFVALFPLLTVAAAIGAATLSESRQNRLQNKIAEQVPGISGQLDIHGLVQNAGTIGVIAGAALFFVGIGWVGQVRDCLRAVWELPDSHDNPVLRKVKDGVVLVGLGGAILVTIGTTALASALVGWTAGEFDLHSAGWGSVLLRIAAFVVAVLADFLVLLYVLTLLPGVEPPRHRLLTAALMGAVGFEMLKLLLSGYIQGVASKTMYGAFGVPVALLLWINFSSKLVLFCAAWTATPSSGPEGITDASDGVPGQAAASDG
- a CDS encoding D-alanyl-D-alanine carboxypeptidase family protein yields the protein MSPSKKTGGRRLAVASATVLSLSLVASATAFADARSLDVPHSATPPAGMSAVGGELLGRPGTQVKLGDGVPVLPKDITARSWIIADAESGDVLAAHNAHWRLPPASTLKMLFADTLLPKFPRDETHKVTAADLADVGDGSSVVPISKGETYTAHDLWLGVFLRSGNDAVHVLSSMNGGVEQTVEDMQEHAGRLQALDTRVVSPDGYDAPTQVSSAYDLTLIARSGMQKKDFREYCSTVQATIPGRTEVKKGKKTRGSFEIRNTNRLLSGDSDLSPYRGIAGVKNGNTTNAGATFTGVAERDGRKLLVTVMNPEKKDHNQVYREAAELFDWGFGAAGKVEPVGELVPPQGARTSAGPSPSPAEGTGTAGESPAPAEAAAAPVKNGGSTGVGMALALSGAVLVLVAAGVFLVNRRWPLPDLARRRTRP
- a CDS encoding SCO4848 family membrane protein, encoding MKLSRPLSWFLLAFGVWSWVIWITFVKNLWKDGSGLAFDDEGNPTAYFWVHLALAVVSFLLGTAIGAIGLRGLRALRRTS